taaaaaaaataaaataaatagcaaataagaaaaattgtaatttctttttttttttatatttattgtttttttgtaattttcacctttatatatatatatatataaaattttttatgtatgttttttttttaccttataaaattatcttctgttaagaagaaaaaaaaataataatttaaaaatataatataatagaagaaataggaaaaaaaaatggttgATGATGAAGAATTAAGAAAACTACGTTTTATTTTGAgtagaaaaaaaggaaaaattagttattatttatcatatatattttataaaatttttagctatatttataataaaaaaaacaaaaaaagggAGAggtacataaatataaatggaAGAACATTTCcgaattttttttgtgataataaaataagaagcacaaaatattctattttaacatttattccattatttttgttttaccAGTTCTCtgactttttaaatttattctaTTTATGTGTTTCTCTTTTACAAATAATACCAATTTTTAATACAGGTTACGTATTTACATTTGTTGCACcacttatatttattattttaattagttTAATAAATGAAGTGGTAGATGACTTAAAAAGATTTATAAAagatttagaaaataataatgaagtcTATTATACACTTGTTCAAAATGGAAATTTAGAAAGAATATACTCAAAAGATATAAAGGTTGgtgatattattttaattaaatcaaaACAAAAGGTTCCGGCTGattgtattttattaaagaatttaaataaaaatgaagaatacACATTTAAAAACgaagagaaaaaattattttgtaacataaaattaaataaaagaacaaatatatataacaaaattaataaaagttattaccattttaataaaaatatcgaTAATGAATTAATTGATGAAAGATATAATGAGGCAAATAATAATTACAGCGAAACAAGTAATAATCTATTATTtagtgaaaatgaaaaatctCAAAAAGAAACAAAGCAAAATACATATCTTGttaatgatgaaaatgagTCTAACCATAAGAATgacaataataatttaaaatttaagaataatttccatattaaaaagaaacaaaagagaaaaataaaatttaaaaaaaattcaaataagaaaaataataataaatcttCAAATGAGGCAGCAAATTATACTTATGTGAAAACAGATAAAATTGATGGAGAAACAGATTGGAAAATTAAATACCCTATTAgtatatttcaaaatttaaaaaaattaaaggatTTTTTCTCTGttgatatattatttattttagaaCAAccaaaaaatgatatttacAATATTGAAGGATCTtatgttatatttaaatatgatccttataatgaatttaaaactattgaaaataatggaaatattttaaataataatcacATTCTAAATTATTCTTTTGATTTGGTaaaagatgaagaagaagaatatgatgaagatgaagaatatgaagatgaagaatatgaagatgaagatgatgAAAATTGTGAATATAATGAAGATAATATGTATGattatgaagaaaataaagaaatagaagctgaaaaaaaaaaaatgctgGAGAAAGgatatattaatttagaaaaaacaaaagtaAATGATATAGATCAtatttgtaataaaaaagaaaaaaaaaataaagaaataataaagttTACAGATGTAGAAAATGGAGTTAATAGAAATCGAGAACTAGAATGTTTTAATgcaataagtaaaaaaaaaaatgatatatatgaaaatcaAGGAAATATGTGCACTGTTTATAACAGtaaagataattttaatttttataatataaattttagaaaaaaattaaattatgacAACTTTATACTATTCAATTCAGTTATAACTAGTTCTGATGTTATATGTTTAGTGATATACACAGGAAGTGATACAAGAGTAAATATGAGTACTCAAATTAGCAAAATTAAAAGAGGAATGattgataaaaaattaaatttaataactctttttctttttatcatattAACAATCTTTTCTATGTATATGTGTTCTATTAAACTAAATAATTTATggtatttaaattttattcgttttgttttattattttcatcagtAATTCCAATATCTTTAAGtgttaatttaaatatagcaaaaatatattatacattACTTATCCAGAGAGACAAAGAAATAGAAACTaccataataaaaaataattctattattgaaaattttgGTGATATTGATTACATTTTTACTGATAAAACAGGAACATTAACTGAAAATGTTATGATATTAAAAGTTATACATATAGGGCTTGATGTTatatatgaagaaaatgataaaaatattttacatgGTAACATGGATAATAAAACAAAGGGAATATATACGAAAAGTATTCTCTCATACAATTTAGATGTTCTTAATGATGAAGAAGATATTGATTGTCCATCGTTATATTTATCATCGAATTTTTCAAAACATGATAATCTAAATAAAAGTCATAATAATGAACTTATTTCTATTAATTATGAatcaaaagataaaaataaaaatataacaaaattatATCAATTAAGTAAggatattaataaaattaatattggagatatagaaaatgaaaataatagtgATCATGGTAAAGCAAATTACGCAGAAATTAATTATCATAatgtaaatttaaaatttttaaaacaaaataattttgaattaaatcaaactaatgaaaaaaaaagaaacgatttattaaataatagtacttttaaatttaataaaaaaaagaaagtagAAAAAATGGTTGATGAATTTTTAAAGTCTAAATTGGAATTTTTAGATTATTATGATGATAATATTGAAGATATGGAATTTTTGAAGAGGCACAAAGTGTTTCAAACTTTTCTATCATTTCTTATATGCAATAACATAAGAACATtaacaaaagaaaataacaataaagaaaaagaagaattaaaaaaaaaaaaagaaaagaaggATAAAGATTTTCAGAAAaatctttattatatattaaacgTTAAtcggaaaaataaaaatgagttGAAAATGACAAAAAAGGATACAAGTATAAAAAGTGCACATCAAGGAAAAAGTAATTTTGCATCAAATAGTTCTGAAAATTCAGAAACTTTTTCTCATTCAGATGTAAGTTATCAATGTTCTTCACCTGATGAATTagcatttttaaaatatgccACCAATTGCGgttttgttttaaaaaagaaaacagcTAATAGAAtagaaattaaatataaaaatgttatattggaatatgaaatattattGCATATTCCTTTTTCATCAGAAACAAAGAGGATGAGTATTTTTGTAAGAAATATGAAAAGTAGGAACAtctatttcttcattaaaGGTGCAGATAATattctaattaaaaaatgccatgaaaaatataaaactttTATATATGAGGAAAGTGATCATCTGTCAAATTTAGGTTTAAGAGTTTTAGTTCATGgcattttaaatatagaagaacaattttttcaaaatttttttaatttatataataagaataaagATATTAAAGGAAAAATGGAAAGTATATTAGAATATGTAGAACAAAATATTAAAGTTTTAGCTATAACAGGTGTTGAAGATAAATTACAAAAGgtaaaagatgaaaaataaaaaaatttaaatgtttacaataaaaaaaagttcatTTGTATGAATTTTTGTTGCactagtatatatataaattaaaaataaataaattgtatatgtttttatatcttttaggGAGTTGGAAAAACTATTGAAATGCTTTACAATAGCGGTATAAAAGTTTGGGTTTTAACAGGAGATAAAATAGAAACAGCAATATGTGCTTGCAAAAATgctaatattaaaaaaaaaaaaaataatatctaTATCTTTAGgcatgaaaatataaatagcaCTTCAAGTTTAATAAGAGAATTTAACTCCATTTTAAGTAATATAGAATCTTATGTTTTGTTTTTTGATAACATTATTATACAAAATTGCATCAAATATATTCCCAACGCTTTCGTAGATTTTGCAGCTAATGCTCGTGCAGTGgtaatataattattgaaaaacaaaaactgaaatattaaaaaaaaaaaaatagtaaattttttttcatatgaagtaaagaaaatataaatgtattatctttcattttttaaaaaaaatataaattttttcttttttttttaaaggttTGTTGTAGATGTAGTcctatagaaaaaaaagaaattgctgttttaataaaaactattaaaaaaaaaaaaattttatgtataGGTGATGGAGGTAACGATGTCGCTATGATCCAATCAGCTGATATAGGAATTGGCGTTTTGGGAAAAGAAGGAAAACAAGTAGTTCATGATAGTGATATTATTGtttcaaaatttaaaaatataaaaaaattaattctctaTTACGgaaataatacttttttacAAACTTCCTCTTTATGTTCCTTTTTAATACATAGAGGATTCGTTTTAACTTATTTGCAATTTATTTatagttatatattttttggtATTCCTGTTTCTATTTTTCAAGTAAgaagatataaaataaaataaaatgaaaacaaaaagaaaaataataaatagatacaaatataaaatatattaacaaaaaacaaaatattttatgctttcatttttaaagGGCTGGTTACAAATTGGTTATACAACATATTATACAACAGCACCATTTTTGTCATTATTACTAgatataaagataaaaaaaaatttaatatatctatatcctgaaatatataaaaataaaaaacataaaaggAAATTAGATTTAAagtctttttttattattgtatgGATATCTATTTTTCAAGTACTGTTTTTAATCAAACAaaaatctatatatatataatatataaaattttgaattttaatatttttattatagggGACTGTTGTTATGTTAGGAGCTCTGAAGTTATTTAATGATAGTTATAGTAATcttataaatatatctttttcttctttaatagttttagaaataatgaatataCATCTGGAAGTGGAGTCATGGTTATAttatatacttaaaaatatttttttttaaaatatttttctaaaaataaacaataaatatatatatatatacacgtTATTTTATAGGCATCCATTAATGATATCTGCCAATATTTGTTCTTTCAtcgtttatattttttcaatgtTTATATTGAGAAATTATTTTGATATAAtggtaaaatttaatataatataaagaaaaaaattaaaattatcattcTTACACtcttataaataataatttgtaatttttatttttagcaAATAATGTCTGTTATGTTTTGGTACAAAGTGATTTTAATTGTCCTTTTTGCTTGGTTAcccttttatataattaaaaaaataaaaaatattataactCCATCACAGTTTTTTAAACTtgcataaaataattatacggataatgaaaataaaatgaaattttagtatcttaattaaatcaaactattatttaacaaaaaatttgaaGGATTTCTCAATTTCTCTACAAGCctatgaaatataaaataaaataaataagagtaataattaaataaattttttgttaaaatttatatatatatatatatataaactctgaaaatataataaaagtataaattttttactgTAATCAAATCATGAGATGAGCAATCTAAATAAGAACTAAAAACCTTTATCAATAAACATAACATTACACTTAAGCAATCtgataaaaaggaaaatcaaatattaaaataaatatatataaaggaatttttaaatgaattagatatattttttttttttattaaattttttattttttattttattattttttttttcatatttcaaaagaattaaataaacatcaatttaattttttaaattattttattttatatttgacCTATTCTTCTTGAttcaattataaaatttaaaggTATATTAGCACTTGCTGCATAGTGATTAAAGTTGTTCAAATAAGATGTATTTTGATGAAATAAAACAGAGCTATATCCCGCCTAAtgataaaacataaaaaaaaaaggtaatataaaaaaaaaaagagagaaaATTTTATTGCTAGAAATTTCAAAAATTCAGAAGACATTACCATAATAAATTTGTCTACGTCATTGGGAGAAATAAAGATATTGTTACCAACCCATGgaaaagtatttttatatttttgtgaTATTTGCTTCtgtttcatattttttataagcattttttgatttttatatattcttactatatttttaatttcgtTTTCATAAGTATGTATATCATTTGAAACACTGTTTATGATGAACGAATCACCTTTAAACATatcatttatgtttttttttttttttacatattttttagtaAAGTTTTTCCATATGTTTTTATGTTTTGAACACTTGTAATCTCTCATCAGAAAGTTGTTTTTTTTGTCATACAATTTATAGcaagttttttttatagatttatcattttctatttttttaattaactttttatatatttttttaagttttctACTATTcgtagaaaaatatttttcaaatttatttccactaaaagaaaaaatactaTCCATTCCATTAcctttgttattattattattatttttatttttttcattataagtTTTTTGTTTAACTTCTTTTATCTCTCTTTGCTCATCAAAAACATAAATAGGtttatgcaaaaaaaaagaacaatttatatattcaccttcattttcattatcatcACTGAATTCACTACTACTACAGTAATCAGAATAAGAACAATATGAACTATTATATTCAATGGATAAAGTAAATTCTTCTTTATCGCTATATTTTTTGCTTtcaataaatgataaaaagtTATTATCAAGTGGTGTATTCATActcatattttcttttttctggATTCCTATAtgatttatttcattttctctCTTATTTTTACGTTCACTTTCATACCCACTTTGAAAGTTGTTTGCAACTTTTTTATCTTCTTCTACATGATCTATATTTGTTTGAGAAATGGTGAATTGTTCATCTTCTAAACATGGATATTCATTAAATTCATATGGTGAATTTACtatgcttttttttaaatctaaatttatattattacagTCATTAATTCTTATACATTTTTCATTTgccacattttttttataattatttttttttattttattaatatattttttttcatattttaaataagtaTCTTTGAAGTTATCActataaaaaagagaaataaattcatttaatatacttttattataagATTCCGAATAATAATTAGTATGCAATGTAAACTCTTTATATACAATATGATTAAATTctattatgtttttttttctatatttttcgTAAGTTATTGAATCATTTTTTAACAAGATtctatcatttaaaaatttgataataatattatataaattaattgttTCTGATGGTTTCGAAAAATCTTTTATCCTTTGATTATGTGAATTTTCCATTAAACATTCATAATATATCTTATCactattccttttttttttcttttcttttttttcagttAAGAGTTTTCTATTTGAAGTCGCATATACTTttctttcatttaatttctttCCTTTTTCCACAtgagtaaaatttaacttagTTCTGTTTACATTATTGTCATcaatatttatattgttatcatcattatttatattgttattatcattatttatattattatcatcattatttatgTTGCTATCatcatcatttatattattatcatcattatttatattgttatcttcattatttatattgttatcatcattatttatattgttattatcattatttatattattatcatcattatttatattgctATCatcatcatttatattattatcatcattatttatattgttatcttcattatttatattggtaaaattattattaatatcacTACTATTAATATTGAAATTGCTATCCATTTGATTATtgcatatatttaaatattcacTGTTCgaattttcatttctttcatcatttaaaatattattactcatatttatttcattataatttgaattattttcattacaaTGAATATTAAGTTTTTTATGATTTGTGTTTCTATTACTTAAATTAGAtgcttttctttttttattatatgattCTATCAAACTAAAAGCATTTGTTTCATTCTTTGGCATAACATATTGATGAAGTTCTGTACATTTTTGTTCTTCtacttctttttcattagttttatttaattgaaaaataatatttttttctttatttttttttttttttttttcagttaGTAATACACACGAAATATTTGGTAAAGTTGGAGGTATAATTAAACGttgaactttttttttctcatttgcTTCATCATGATTCATTTGATTTTCCTCTATTTCAAATTCTTCACTTTCACTTATTCTATCCTTACCTTCTCTTTGATCTCTGAAGTAATCGTTtatatcaaatttttttgaaattccTATCCTATTTATATTACTTTCAAATTTTgtaatttcattaaaatcatcattttcattataattgttgtcaaaaaattcttttatattattattgtcaATATTATACTCTAAATTATCAGTAAATTGTACCagtaataaattgttataaaataaatcatCAGAatctaatttaaaattattttttctattatttttttttaaattcattttacTTAAACAGCCTTCTTTCTCATTTTCTTCCATCTCCCTTTTGGGTAATTCACTGTAATCATTGTAAATTCTTTTGTTTATTTCTTGCttatacataaatttttctaaattaatgAGCTCTACTTCATTTTTGACACTACCTATTGATATGACACTATGTAGAGTATTGAAATAATTTACATTCTgcaatttaaaatatttgcatataattttaatttcttttatataacaaAGACTACCcaataaagaaaaaggatTTATGTAATAACCTTTAAATAGTAATATATCAAATACTgtcttataatttttttgtgcTGTAAAATTATGGAAAATAGAATTAAGAATTACATAATCATCACAATATAAGAAATCTATAAACTTGTCATCTAATTTAAAGTAATTTAAATAGTTAGCtgttttaagaaataaagaaggaaaatatttcaaagaaaataaataaatcattCTAATTATTTGAAACTTTGGATATATAAAacaagagaaaaaaaaataggtaTATTTCTTTGTGTATgtaaaattttgaataaattttaatttatatatttgattcttttttatttttgaaaagaaaattttattttttttttttatataatcattttttaatcttaagataaaacaatttaaatttgaattaaattcaAAATGAACGTTTCTGttcaaattataattaacTAATGATTCCTCATATTTATTGTTCTTATGTATTTCTGCTTGAACACATGTGTTAGTaacattgaaaaaaattgaatcattataaatgcatatatatggttctttatattttttttttgataattcaaaatttaaattatttttcatacaataatattttttattatatgtatttcTCATTATATGAGagttaatattattaaatatttcattttcttcttcatttttacttCTGTTCTTTGTTTCATGGGAAATGGACATAATATTATCCTTACATATATTTGAGTATTTCATATCTGAATACttcttatttatataatttttatttatacagtttttatttttaaaataatttttaaattttaaattattttcatctgTAGTTAtcttaaaactttttttttttctttttatactttttttgaaattgtagcatttattatgaaaaaataaaaatggatcatacatatttaaattattataccattcataaatattttcatttaaaacttttaataaatatgtacTTTTCTGAAAGTAATCATTTAatctacaaaaaaaatttttataaattttataacagTCATGAAAAATAGGAATATTATTACTTGTTTGAATAAGAGAAGaaaaacatttatttaatttgcAATATGGTTTTTCTTTCGTAGCCATTTTTAAAagctttttatttttctttatattttccttAAAATCTGTATAGTTCATTTTGTTTAACTTAATACAATAAACGGTATCACTTTTATAAGAATCTATGTCTGTTGAAATATATGCAAATTCTTCATTATCCTCAtcatttacatatatatcattacatataaaattaatatcttttttattattcaaaaataaatcCTCTTTTATATTCAAAGAATCAACTTTTTCAAATGATTCATTAAATGTCTTATTgaaattttgttttaaataaaaataagttttaaaatttaaaggaATATTAGAAAAcaaatcatttaattttttatatattttagcaTTAAAAATGCTAATGCAATCTATTGGTTCAATGAAATGCACTaatttatttacataattttttaaaattaaatgatgtATATTATCATctttgtaaaaaatattataattaaaattttcagaATAACTTTCCTTTTTGCTTTCTTTAAGTTCATCAAATatgtttcttttaaaaaatcttaAGAGAACATAtcttaataaattttttttacattgtGTTGTTTTAaagtttattttatcttcGTTGTATATTGATGAATCGTTGTCCTTTATAGTAATAtctcttttataaaattcatCATTTGCTTCCTGAAAAGACTTTACTTTTTTAaccaaaaaaaattgtttattgttattaataaaattatctaTCATAATAGAAtaagttatatttttataaaaattgaaattaattattttttttttttctttttcgtCATTTATTATAcgtttttcttttctttcatatatatttttcataaatatttcatcatctaaatgaaaatatattattttattgaaatcaattttattttcatcatcctttaaattatttactaACTCCATAAATGatctatatatatctaaaatCTTTATGCTTTTTATATCATATGTAGAAAAgtttatattttgaataaCGGACGTTAATGaagatataaattttaatttagtGTTATTTTCCATTCTTTTATTTAGGtaatatgtattattcaaatattttttttttttataaaataatctGTCATATGAATTATTATAGAGCAAAAGTACAttgtctttattttttaataaattgttttcTATGT
The sequence above is drawn from the Plasmodium relictum strain SGS1 genome assembly, chromosome: 14 genome and encodes:
- a CDS encoding phospholipid-transporting ATPase, putative, with protein sequence MVDDEELRKLRFILSRKKGKISYYLSYIFYKIFSYIYNKKNKKRERYININGRTFPNFFCDNKIRSTKYSILTFIPLFLFYQFSDFLNLFYLCVSLLQIIPIFNTGYVFTFVAPLIFIILISLINEVVDDLKRFIKDLENNNEVYYTLVQNGNLERIYSKDIKVGDIILIKSKQKVPADCILLKNLNKNEEYTFKNEEKKLFCNIKLNKRTNIYNKINKSYYHFNKNIDNELIDERYNEANNNYSETSNNLLFSENEKSQKETKQNTYLVNDENESNHKNDNNNLKFKNNFHIKKKQKRKIKFKKNSNKKNNNKSSNEAANYTYVKTDKIDGETDWKIKYPISIFQNLKKLKDFFSVDILFILEQPKNDIYNIEGSYVIFKYDPYNEFKTIENNGNILNNNHILNYSFDLVKDEEEEYDEDEEYEDEEYEDEDDENCEYNEDNMYDYEENKEIEAEKKKMLEKGYINLEKTKVNDIDHICNKKEKKNKEIIKFTDVENGVNRNRELECFNAISKKKNDIYENQGNMCTVYNSKDNFNFYNINFRKKLNYDNFILFNSVITSSDVICLVIYTGSDTRVNMSTQISKIKRGMIDKKLNLITLFLFIILTIFSMYMCSIKLNNLWYLNFIRFVLLFSSVIPISLSVNLNIAKIYYTLLIQRDKEIETTIIKNNSIIENFGDIDYIFTDKTGTLTENVMILKVIHIGLDVIYEENDKNILHGNMDNKTKGIYTKSILSYNLDVLNDEEDIDCPSLYLSSNFSKHDNLNKSHNNELISINYESKDKNKNITKLYQLSKDINKINIGDIENENNSDHGKANYAEINYHNVNLKFLKQNNFELNQTNEKKRNDLLNNSTFKFNKKKKVEKMVDEFLKSKLEFLDYYDDNIEDMEFLKRHKVFQTFLSFLICNNIRTLTKENNNKEKEELKKKKEKKDKDFQKNLYYILNVNRKNKNELKMTKKDTSIKSAHQGKSNFASNSSENSETFSHSDVSYQCSSPDELAFLKYATNCGFVLKKKTANRIEIKYKNVILEYEILLHIPFSSETKRMSIFVRNMKSRNIYFFIKGADNILIKKCHEKYKTFIYEESDHLSNLGLRVLVHGILNIEEQFFQNFFNLYNKNKDIKGKMESILEYVEQNIKVLAITGVEDKLQKGVGKTIEMLYNSGIKVWVLTGDKIETAICACKNANIKKKKNNIYIFRHENINSTSSLIREFNSILSNIESYVLFFDNIIIQNCIKYIPNAFVDFAANARAVCCRCSPIEKKEIAVLIKTIKKKKILCIGDGGNDVAMIQSADIGIGVLGKEGKQVVHDSDIIVSKFKNIKKLILYYGNNTFLQTSSLCSFLIHRGFVLTYLQFIYSYIFFGIPVSIFQGWLQIGYTTYYTTAPFLSLLLDIKIKKNLIYLYPEIYKNKKHKRKLDLKSFFIIVWISIFQGTVVMLGALKLFNDSYSNLINISFSSLIVLEIMNIHLEVESWHPLMISANICSFIVYIFSMFILRNYFDIMQIMSVMFWYKVILIVLFAWLPFYIIKKIKNIITPSQFFKLA